From the bacterium genome, the window TTAGTACCTGCTCAACGCTGATTTGTGACATACAAACATTTTCTTTGCAGTTATAGAAATGCCCAATTTTATTGCATCCTCGACATTGGACATTACTTTGAATGACAATTGATTCTTTTAGATATGGCCGCCATAATTCTACTACTCCTGGACCGAATAAAGCAATTAGTGGAGTTTTCACGGCACAAGCAAGATGCATTGGCCCACTATCATGTCCAATAAATAAATCGCTTTTGGCAATGATTGAGGTTAGTTGATAAAGTGTCGTCTTTCCTATTATTGAGATAATATCTTTAGACCTGGAATTAACTAAAGATAATATTCTATTACCTCTTTCAATATCATTAGAGGCACCTGTCAGAATGATTTTAGTCCTTTTTTTTAAAAGTTCACTAATTAACCCGGCAAATTTTTCCACTGACCACAATCTTTCTTTTTGTCTTGCACCAATATGAATAGTAATAAAGGAAATGGTAGTATCGTCTTTAAATTCTTTTAACAGTTGTGTGGCAAATTTATCGTCTTCTTGAGAAGGGAAAATCTTCAGGTCTTTATCTTTTAAAGGTATATTTAGTTCGGATAAAAAGTTATCGTAAAACTCCTTCATATAAATATTATGATTAAACGGAATGCCTTTTGTATAAAGTCTGCCCGAACCATCCCGATTAAACCATAACCGCTGGACACCAACCGCATTAAATCCAACCCTTTTTGGTGCTCGACTCAAACGGCAAAGCCAGGCAGTCCAATATGTGCCTGATAAATCAATGGCTAAAGCAAAATTAGTCTGGCGTAATTGGTTAATAAGTTTAATCTTGCCTGATAAACTTCTATCCTCATAAACGATAACCTCATCAAGGTAAGGGCATTTAGTTGCTAATTCTTTTATTTGCGGATGAACCACGGCAATAATTTTTTTATTCTGGAAATGTTCTCTTATCGCAGATTGCATCGTAGAACATAATACGAAATTGCCTATTCCATAGATTTGAATGAATAAGATATTATCTGCAGGAATTATAGGGTGAGGTTTTATCTTATCTATAAAAATATATATAAGTCCAGTTATCAAAATAACAAAAAGTTCTACTT encodes:
- a CDS encoding glycosyltransferase family 9 protein, translated to MTIKIKRFLKILRLEVELFVILITGLIYIFIDKIKPHPIIPADNILFIQIYGIGNFVLCSTMQSAIREHFQNKKIIAVVHPQIKELATKCPYLDEVIVYEDRSLSGKIKLINQLRQTNFALAIDLSGTYWTAWLCRLSRAPKRVGFNAVGVQRLWFNRDGSGRLYTKGIPFNHNIYMKEFYDNFLSELNIPLKDKDLKIFPSQEDDKFATQLLKEFKDDTTISFITIHIGARQKERLWSVEKFAGLISELLKKRTKIILTGASNDIERGNRILSLVNSRSKDIISIIGKTTLYQLTSIIAKSDLFIGHDSGPMHLACAVKTPLIALFGPGVVELWRPYLKESIVIQSNVQCRGCNKIGHFYNCKENVCMSQISVEQVLNAVETIMKKG